GTTGTGAAAAAACAAACTCGTGCCTTATTATAGAAATTGATAACTTAGGAAGTTGAGGATCTGCTTTCTTAAAAAGCAATTTGAGAATCACACTAAGTTTCATTGTTTTAATAATGAATATTTTGATTGAAAATTATATTGTGTAATACCCAAAATAAAACTGAAAGAAAGGGTGCCAGTAAACCCTCGTTTGTCCACTAAGTTTGAGAATCACACTAAGTTTCATTGTTTTAATAATGAATAGTTTGTCCACTTCAAGACTTTATGAATACATGATCAGTGGTGCCAGTAAACCCTCGTTTGTTAAACAGCAACGCAAATCACACACATTGTGACACGAACAACAATAAACCCTAGGTATTAAGAAAAGTATGAAGATCTTACCTGATAACCAGATCGAGAaacaatggggggggggggggatgcgaATGAAGTAATGGTGGGAAGATGGAGGATTTTGGGGGTTTTGATTTGGGGAATAAGAAATTGGGCGGGATTTGCAACTTTTGAGGGTTTTTGTTTTCTTCCCTCCAAATTACCATTCTTTAGATAAAATGATGAACATTAGGTATGGAATATGATTATTAACTTTGGAATAAAATTATGAACAATAGGTATGGAACATGGTTTTTGACACGTAATTGGTTAAGACCCATTTTCTTTTTTAAGTGAATATTTTTCATAACTAAAAGTTACAAACTAATACTTCACTATAGCAAAATGTTCATTTTTATCCGATGAATATTAACTATAGTTGTTTCGAATAGCTTTTAGGTGTattttacccaaaaaaaataGTGCATCATTCTAAAAGGCTTATTATAAAAACAATGTATTAAGTAAATACATAAGTATGAAAATTTAAGTAAATGCATAAGTACGAAAATTTAAGTAAATACGTAAGTATGAAAATAATATTATAAGTTCATAAATTCATCAAAGAAAAACATAGTTGTAGACTAAAAACATGGAATATAACTGGTTTATATACAAACATCTCTTCTTTGTGCTCATATCGTAAGTTCTTTGTGCTCATATCGTAAGTGTTCATCATTGTTTAccctgtaaaaaaaaaaaaaaaaaaaaacttttgttataactttagtttagtttaattatttatatagatagaatatgtgtgtgtgtgtgtatatatatatatatatatcaaacctTTGACTTCTTGGTTTGGGTTGGTTTTTCTATAGATATCCCGTCGTCGTGGTCAGATCGTCGTAAGTATGAGGTGCCAACGGTGATATAGTCATTACCCTGTTGAATACCGACAGAAAATGGTGGTAATTCGTCAAACTGGTTGTATTCTTCCTCGTCGTCAACATCATCAACACCAAGAATACGTCGCTTACCTTGCAATACTATATGGTATCTTGGATTGCATGGGTCTTTGACAAAAAATACTTGTGTGGCTTGAGTTGCGAGAATGAATGGTTCTGATTTATACCCATCCGTTGTAAGGTCGACAAGTGTAAAACCATGTTCGTCAACTTTAACACCTGTGCGATTATTGACCCACTTACATCTAAACAAAGGTATTGTGAATGAATCATACGATAACTCCCAAATTTCTTGTATGACACCGTAATATGATTCTTTGGCGATTATCATTTTGTCACCCTTTGTACTTGAGGCTATTTGTGTGACTCCGCTATTTTGCGTTGCACTTTTATCATCTTGTTTTTTAGTGTAAAATGTATAACCGTTAATATCATACCCTTGGTAAGATATTACTCTAAAATCTGGCCCCATCCCCAATTTCTCCACAGTTTTATCAACATTTGGTTCACCATAAATTTCCTCCACCTTTTTCTTCAACCAATCACAAAACCCCTCGTTATGTTGTTTGGTATACCAATTATCTGACTTGCGCAAGTGTGTTGACCGTAGTATACTCTTGTGTTCATTGATATACGGAGCAATACATGTCATGTGTTGTAAAACTGTAAAATGAGCAATTTTTATCTCATCAGATGGTGGGGTGATTAATCTCTTACCAACTCCTCCAACGCCTGCAAGTCGACCTGAATGACGTGATTTAGGAACACCAATACTTTTAACGCCTTCTAAATACCCTGTAAATAAATCAAGTATTACAATGTCATTTATGATTAACAAaacttaattattttataaatgttgtgATATCAATACCTGTGCAGAACTCAGTCGCCTCTTCGGATGTATACCCTTGAACAATGCTACCTTCTGGTCGATTAGTGTTTCTCACATAACCTTTTAACACACCCATGTATCTTTCAAAGGGATACATGTATCGTAGGAATACAGGACCACAAGACTTTATCTCTTTTACGACATGAGATACTAGATGAACCATTATATCAAAAAAGGACGGTGGAAAGTACATCTCTAGTTCACAAAGGGTAATATAAATATCCTTCTCCCAACTATCCAACATTTCGGGATCAATAACCTTTGAATGAATcatgttaaaaaacaaacaaagtttTGTGATTGTATGTCGGACTTCCTTAGGTAACAACCCGCGAATTGCAATAGGAATCATATGTGTCATCAAAACATGGCAATCATGAGACTTCATACCGAGCAATTTACATTCTTTCATCGACACCAGCCTTTTAATATTTGCTGAATAACTAGATGGAACTTTAATATCGTGTAAACATTGACAAAACTTCCTTTTTTCTTCACGTGACATGGTATAACATGCCGGTGGGAGATAAATACTCTTAGCTCTCTCAACAGGGGCAAGGTCTTTACGTATTCCCATTTCTTCCATGTCTTTACGAACATTAATCCCATCTTTAGTTTTTCCAGGAATGTTTAGCAATAGGCCCAACAAACTATCGCACACATTTTTCTCAATATGCATAACATCTAGGCAATGTCGAACTTCCAAACTTTTCCAATAAGGCAAATCCCAAAAAATTGACCTCTTTTTCCAATTGTCTCTGGTCTCGGTACGAGATCTTTTTCCTAGAACGGTATTCATATTTTCTACCCGTGAAAATGCATCAAAAACTTTCCTAGCCCTTTGGAGCTCCTCATTTCCATCAAATTCTTCTGTGAGTCTTCGATAATGGTGATCTCGTGGAAGAAATCGTCGATGTCCCATATACACAGTTTTTTTGCAATGTTTTAATCTTATAGAGCTTGTTTCATTTTCACACACAGGACAAGCTAGTTTACCTTTTGTGCTATATCCTGACAAATTGGCGTATGCTGGGAAATCACTTATGGTGCAAAAAATCATGGCGCGTAACTTAAAGTTCGTCTTTTCATAAGCATCGTACATGTCTACACCTGAGCTCCATAGGGTTTTAAGGTCATCAATCAAAGGAGACAAATAAACATCAATGTCATTACCAGGTTGTTTTGGACCCTGAATTAACAATGACATCATTATGTATTTTCTTTTCATGCATAGCCATGGAGGAAGGTTGTAGATGCATAAAAGAACCGGCCAAGTACTATGACGACTACTCATGTTTCCGAAAGGATTGATACCGTCTGAACTAAGACCAAATCGTATATTTCTAACCTCGTTTCCAAAATCGGGATAATCGTAATCAAAGTTTCTCCACTGAGGTGAATCCGCCACATGTCTTAACTTTCCATCATCCTTACGCTCTTCGGAATGCCAACGCAACAactttgactctttaggattagCAAATAAACGCTTTAATCTCGGTATAATAGGGAAATACCATAATAATTTAGCTGGAGGCCCGTTTTTCGTCACATCGTCGTCATAATCATTAGTTTCATTTTTACGTTTGTACCTCGATTCAccgcatgtaacacacgtatgaGCTTTCTCGTACTGATTTCTATACAACATACAATCATTGGGACATGCATGTATTCTTTCCACCTCTAATTCCATTGGACAAATCAATTTCTTAGCTTGGTACACAGATATGGGTAGCTCGTTGTCTATGGGTAGCATATCGTGCAATAACTCCAATAGACATGTAAAACTCTTATCGCTCCAATTGTAGTTTGTCTTTAAGTTAAAGAGTTTTAACACAGCGCTAAGCTTAGAAAATTTTGTACAACCAACATATAACGGTTTTTCTTCGTCGGCAAATAATTGTTGTAGTTTTTCTAGATCATTGTCATCAGCATTAGCTTCCAAATCATTGCGCATGTCATTTAAATTATCGTTGACCTCGTTTAAATTATCACTGTCATCTCTAATATGCGAAGCGTTGTTCTCATCATTATAATTAGAGCCTAAATTTATTGAGGTTGTGCTACGATTAGGAAATGACTCCCCGTGTTTTGACCAACAAGTATAATTAAACATAAATCCATTTCTCAACAAATGATACTCGATGTCTCGTATATCTTTGAAGTCGGTAAAATTTTTACATTCCATACAAGGACATGGAACAAGTTCGTTTCCTTTTTTCACACGATCCTCTTGAGCAATCTTAAGAAAAAGTTTCATGTTGGTCACAAATCTTGGGTCAGTACGCCTAATTTCATACATCCAATAGTTACGATCCATCTGAAATGCATAACGAAAATTAAtatacaagttttgtcctttatgtttgtattaaagagtattttagtctttttatttatttagttagtattataataaaaaaatcaaaattaaaaagttaattatattataacacatttattttatatttaaaaggttataacacatctatatctatatactatatatagCATTTGAGATGTACAAGATTGTAATTTTATTTCGCGTATAAATTTTGAAGCATTATGTACAATTGAGAGAAGCCATTTTAAAGGGGCTAAACTTGCACCTTTTTTAAAATTTGAAGAGACCTTAAGGGTGTTTTAGGGATTTT
Above is a window of Helianthus annuus cultivar XRQ/B chromosome 14, HanXRQr2.0-SUNRISE, whole genome shotgun sequence DNA encoding:
- the LOC110907518 gene encoding uncharacterized protein LOC110907518 — protein: MDRNYWMYEIRRTDPRFVTNMKLFLKIAQEDRVKKGNELVPCPCMECKNFTDFKDIRDIEYHLLRNGFMFNYTCWSKHGESFPNRSTTSINLGSNYNDENNASHIRDDSDNLNEVNDNLNDMRNDLEANADDNDLEKLQQLFADEEKPLYVGCTKFSKLSAVLKLFNLKTNYNWSDKSFTCLLELLHDMLPIDNELPISVYQAKKLICPMELEVERIHACPNDCMLYRNQYEKAHTCVTCGESRYKRKNETNDYDDDVTKNGPPAKLLWYFPIIPRLKRLFANPKESKLLRWHSEERKDDGKLRHVADSPQWRNFDYDYPDFGNEVRNIRFGLSSDGINPFGNMSSRHSTWPVLLCIYNLPPWLCMKRKYIMMSLLIQGPKQPGNDIDVYLSPLIDDLKTLWSSGVDMYDAYEKTNFKLRAMIFCTISDFPAYANLSGYSTKGKLACPVCENETSSIRLKHCKKTVYMGHRRFLPRDHHYRRLTEEFDGNEELQRARKVFDAFSRVENMNTVLGKRSRTETRDNWKKRSIFWDLPYWKSLEVRHCLDVMHIEKNVCDSLLGLLLNIPGKTKDGINVRKDMEEMGIRKDLAPVERAKSIYLPPACYTMSREEKRKFCQCLHDIKVPSSYSANIKRLVSMKECKLLGMKSHDCHVLMTHMIPIAIRGLLPKEVRHTITKLCLFFNMIHSKVIDPEMLDSWEKDIYITLCELEMYFPPSFFDIMVHLVSHVVKEIKSCGPVFLRYMYPFERYMGVLKGYVRNTNRPEGSIVQGYTSEEATEFCTGYLEGVKSIGVPKSRHSGRLAGVGGVGKRLITPPSDEIKIAHFTVLQHMTCIAPYINEHKSILRSTHLRKSDNWYTKQHNEGFCDWLKKKVEEIYGEPNVDKTVEKLGMGPDFRVISYQGYDINGYTFYTKKQDDKSATQNSGVTQIASSTKGDKMIIAKESYYGVIQEIWELSYDSFTIPLFRCKWVNNRTGVKVDEHGFTLVDLTTDGYKSEPFILATQATQVFFVKDPCNPRYHIVLQGKRRILGVDDVDDEEEYNQFDELPPFSVGIQQGNDYITVGTSYLRRSDHDDGISIEKPTQTKKSKGKQ